TTAAGCAGGAAAGTTACCCCTTTAATTTTCCCCATCCCATTTCCCTTTCGAGTTGCTAtggctgttgtcatggtgatgtagagagagagcgagagagcagttTGAGCAAGCAACAGCAACCATAGTTGTCAACATCAAACACTTCAGGCTACTGACTTCTCCATGAGAGCACCTAGAGTGCATCGTAGAACCTCAAGGGTTCTTGGGAACTGGGTGAAGAACCTTAAAGGTCCTACCTTGCAAAGACTGTGCCCCTTAACAGGAAGCTCCAGAGAGGAAGATAGTGattaaagaggagagaaggaaggaggtgaggagagagagaatgcaggggAAGAACACGTCATCAACTGTGGTTTCAGAGGTCAAATCAAGGTCATACACAAACAggcctgagagacacacacacacaagcacacacagacagatagggagagagagagtgataggtTTAGAGGAGGAAATGGTTAGAGACAGAACCAGGTCAGAGTTATTTCCCTGTCTGGGTTGAAAACAGTAGTATGTACCCTatataggcgtgtgtgtgtgtgtgtgtgtgtgttacatagtGACAACATTTCTTTCTAAACCCATACAGCCTCAGGTCTACAAAATGAGGGACCCAGGGCTGAAACAGGTAGAAAGTATCACTGGAGAGATAGTCTAGGACTGGGGTGGTTGTGGTGACAAGTGTTTCATGTGACATCCTTGACCTTCACTTCCAGAGGATATACCtcatgagggagggaggaggatacaggaagccagtggagtttgtgtttacatgcatAGTTAGGTAGTTTTTGTGCTCTACTTTTGAAGCGATACACAATGATCTTATTACATGCTAGTAGCACTCTAATTGTTTTTAAGCAATTTGTATCTTCAGCAAATCTTTGTTTCCCTTGAAGTGCTTGTTGCAACCATAACTGACGAGCTCAACAGGAGAATAAACGCCACCGTTGGTTGCTGTATTTAGAATCACAGTGCCACCTGCTGGTAGAAAATGAATACTACAGCCTTTCCATGAATGAATGCAGTGACCATTTagcctcccttcctctcctcttgtcctccAGGTGTCTACATCCTGATCGCTGTTGGAGTCCTGATGATGTTCGTTGGCTTCCTTGGTTGCTATGGTGCTATTCAGGAGTCCCAGTGCCTTCTAGGAACCGTAAGTTGTGAACAGATGttcaattattttcttttgggaATACATTCATTGGTTTGACAAATGCTTTATTCTGAGAAACTTATAAGTGTCCAGTCCAAGTATATAGACACTGTAtcgaatcaaatcaaatcaaactttatttataccgCGCCTACCTGTACTACACCGTTCCTTGTCCAAGATGTGCAGAAGTTGATAGCGATTACAGCATTTCACATCGCTTTTCTCTGTTTCCTCACTGTGTTTATCTGTAGTTTTTCACCTGTCTGGTCATTCTGTTCGCCTGTGAGGTGGCTGCCGGCATGTGGGGATTCATGAACCGAGAGACGGtgatgattacacacacacacacacacacacacacacacacacacacacacacacacacacacacacacacttcttttccTGTGCCTCTCCTCACTGTAAATCATGAGTAGACTAACTGGCTTTGCTGTCTCACCTCTCCTTTAGATCTCTAAGGAACTCATTAACTTTTATGACTCCGCCTACGTCAAAGGGGTGGACCCAGTGGACTCCCCGACCAAGCAGGCTGCAGTGAAGGTGATGCAGCTCTTCCACAGTACGGTGAGTAACACACCACATCACTAATCACATCATTTCCACACATATGGTCACACACCCGCATatgtgcgcaaacacacacacagagtcagagtcagtAGAGTCCAGAGAGACTGCACTCTATCTCTGTCCTTCCTTGTTCTTGTCCCCCTTATCCACCCTCCcctttgtcctctctctttgtcttgtcAGTTGGACTGCTGCGGGAAAGGGGATGATGCTGCTCTGTTCACCCGTACGGTGTTCTGCCCTGATGCCCAACCTCTGGATCCACTAATCTCTACAGTGAGTCCTGTGATCATGTGACACTCATGTGCTGTTGAATTATAATACCGTAGTGAGCAGAGATGAAGTATAATACTGTAGTGAGCAGAGATGAAGTATAATACTGTAGTGAGCAATGATGATGTATAATACTGTAGTGAGCAGAGTATAATACTGTAGTATAATACTGTAGTGAGCAGTGATGAAGTATAATACTGTAGTGAGCAGTGATGATGTATAATACTGTAGTGAGCAGTGATGATGTATAATACTGTAGTATAATACTGTAGTGAGCAGTGATGAAGTATAATACTGTAATAAGCAGTGTTGAAGTATAATACTGTAGTGAGCAGTGATGATGTATAATACTGTAGTGAGCAGAGTATAATACTGTAGTATAATACTGTAGTGAGCAGTGATGAAGTATAATACTGTAGTGAGCAGTGATGATGTATAATACTGTAGTATAATACTGTAGTGAGCAGTGATGAAGTATAATACTGTAATAAGCAGTGTTGAAGTATAATACTGTAGTGAGCAGTGATGATGTATAATACTGTAGTGAGCAGTGATGATGTATAATACTGTAGTATAATACTGTAGTGAGCAGTGATGAAGTATAATACTGTAGTGAGCAGTGATGTAGTATAATACTGTAGTGAGCAGTGATGATGTATAATACTGTAGTGAGCAGTGATGATGTATAATACTGTAGTATAATACTGTAGTGAGCAGTGATGAAGTATAATACTGTAATAAGCAGTGTTGAAGTATAATACTGTAGTGAGCAGTGATGATGTATAATACTGTAGTATAATACTGTAGTGAGCAGTGATGAAGTATAACACTGTAATAAGCAGTGTTGAAGTATAATACTGTAGTGAGCAGTGATGTAGTATAATACTGTAGTGAGCAGTGATGATGTATAATACTGTAATAAGCAGTGTTGAAGTATAATACTGTAGTGAGCAGTGTTGTAGTATAATACTGTGCCTACTGTTTGGAATGAATGAAGTTATCTAGCTTAAGTATACTTTACCTAAACAGACTTTTCATTCTACACATAGATATGttctaaaatgaaataaaaatcagGTCTctacttgcgtgtgtgtttgtgtgtgtgtgtgtgtgtgcatgtgtttatttgtttgtttgtttgttcttcttCAGAACTGCCACTTGAAGCTAAAAGACCTGTTCACTGAGAAGCAGTATGTCATTGGCCTGGCTGCCCTGGTGATTGCCGTCATCATGGTGAGATATCAAACCACACAGTGATATTCTGAccaaccattcattcattcagcacaTTGTTTATATAATAAAACCAATAATGCGTATGTGGTGGGAACAAAAAGCATGTTTTTGACTGTGTTTACACTATTAGAGTAAAAAGTAGTTGTATGACCTTGGAAACTCCTTGTATGACCTATGGAAAGTCATTTTCCTAAacctgtgcctttgtgtgtgtgtgtgtgtgtgtgtgtgtgtgtgtgtgtgtgtgtgtgtgtgtgtgtgtgtgtgtgtgtgtgtgtgtgtgtgtgtgtacatatgcgtgtgtgtgcgcgcatgtatgtctgtgtgtgtgtttgcagatctTTGAGATGATTTTCACCATGGTGCTTTGCTGTGCCATCCGCAACACGCCTGCCTACTGAAGGAAAACAGGCCTGGAACACAGCCAATAGCACACAACCAGGCCTGGAACACAGCCAATAGCACACAACCAGGCCTGGAACACAGCCAATAGCACATTGTTGTTTGACAGGACACCCAAAGGCCTCATATTCATCATCAGTCATGAGTCAGATTGCCAGATGGCTACACCCTCCTTATCCTGTGTTcatgccctctctttctcatgggTGTAGAGACTGTGGTGTACTTAACTGCTTTATTGCAGGTAGATAACAGGACTGTCCGCTCTAGGCCCATtttttatcgtttttttatggTTATCGACattttcaaagtcaaagtagcccTCTGACAGAGTGGAGGGGATGGTCGTTTAGCTATAGGAGTTCATAGATTCATGTCTTTTCTAATTgttgacttgtttttttttgttttttttctctctctaactgtcttTGAAGCCACTGCAGATTGTCATCTGTCTGATGTAAGTGCTCTCAGGggtgttcacacacatataaatcaaACACCTTCCTGTGGTTGTACTCTGATCCTAacattattgtaaaaaaaaaacttacctCTGCCTTAACATTTACTCATGTGGCAGCCAATTAAACATTTGGCAGCCATTCATTTTGAAATCAGCAACACCACAGTCAAACTGTTTTCATCcttcttatttttatttctttaacagtgacaataaaatatgtttttaccAACCTGCTGTGTGGTATTTGACTGTGTCAGCAGGTACGATCTGTACCTGACCATGAAAGTGATTTGTGAGTCTGTGAATAACAGGAAGTTGTCCGCTGAACCTTCTATTCTTCATAAGGCCAGCAGTGAATGGATTCACTGAAATTAGTGACGGATTACTTAAATGAGACCAACTCTATAATGTAATTTGTGATTTGATGCAATGATTCATAGTAAAAACATGTTAAGTGCAATGGAGTATTTTCAATCAGTCAaaactagggtgaccaggtgtcccGCTTTGCGTTGAACTGCACATCCCGCATATTGAGATAATGTCCCGCATTTTCATTGGATGCGGCACATGAGCCTCTTAGTTTCTTCATGCACTAGCTCTACTAcctggctcatacaaatgcaacataaccattttttttttaaatgcctggATTTCGTCCAATGGCcgagaagagagcagtgaaggcggTCATCAAGAGGCTATGACGGCCGTCAATCATACTGTGTAGGCGTTGGGCCGGTGAACTCTCCTATAAGATAAGGTTAAAGCTACCAGGCGACATCATGGCTCATCATATCTTTCAAATAGCATAAGCTGTTGCCTGTATCTTTTATGGCCtaactggtgtgctgtggaattGACTAGAGGAGAAAGATTGGTGTTTACGAGCCAAACGGCATCATACAAAAGTTAGATAGACATTATATCAaagttttaggttacctctcAGCGTTGGTAATATGTTCCAAGtcgtcccacatttggtctgtttgcatctggtcaccctagtcaAA
Above is a genomic segment from Clupea harengus chromosome 3, Ch_v2.0.2, whole genome shotgun sequence containing:
- the cd81b gene encoding CD81 molecule b, translated to MAVTGCSQCIKYMLFFFNFVFWLAGGVILGVALWLRHDNQTSTLLMIQFEDQQAPSTFYISVYILIAVGVLMMFVGFLGCYGAIQESQCLLGTFFTCLVILFACEVAAGMWGFMNRETISKELINFYDSAYVKGVDPVDSPTKQAAVKVMQLFHSTLDCCGKGDDAALFTRTVFCPDAQPLDPLISTNCHLKLKDLFTEKQYVIGLAALVIAVIMIFEMIFTMVLCCAIRNTPAY